A genomic region of Streptomyces sp. R33 contains the following coding sequences:
- a CDS encoding roadblock/LC7 domain-containing protein, protein MSTAMVPPEAEADILAELRRLRARVPQLTGALAGSADGLVLAQDSAATEVESVAALTAAALGVAQRLSDCTGQGGFRELLIRGEHGYVATYAAGDAAVLTLIAEPRVNVGRLHLEARRSSLRIAELIDHVLGRRGPEIPSA, encoded by the coding sequence ATGAGCACGGCGATGGTGCCCCCCGAGGCCGAGGCCGACATACTCGCCGAGCTCCGCAGGCTGCGTGCCCGGGTCCCCCAGCTCACCGGCGCCCTCGCCGGCAGCGCCGACGGCCTGGTCCTCGCGCAGGACAGCGCCGCCACCGAGGTGGAGTCCGTCGCCGCACTGACCGCGGCCGCCCTCGGCGTGGCCCAGCGGCTCAGCGACTGCACGGGCCAGGGCGGATTCCGCGAGCTGCTGATACGCGGCGAACACGGATACGTGGCCACCTACGCGGCCGGGGACGCGGCCGTCCTCACCCTGATCGCGGAGCCCCGCGTCAACGTCGGCCGGCTCCATCTGGAGGCCCGCCGCTCCAGCCTCCGGATAGCGGAGCTCATCGACCACGTCCTCGGGCGCCGCGGCCCCGAGATCCCGTCGGCCTGA
- a CDS encoding DUF6461 domain-containing protein, giving the protein MVTETMDGDGVARVGSWGGWSFAVEHGMPAGAERLAEVSRSGVEAVHLDPQPDHPPKQFAYARDGEIVCCFGLGEEGWRGGHRPDFLLPELVAAGILAPDGTHARPEDEHCADRDRRTLAVLERRFALSLPRHLIEDAPLPAFVTCTQ; this is encoded by the coding sequence ATGGTGACCGAGACGATGGACGGCGACGGCGTGGCGCGCGTCGGCAGCTGGGGCGGCTGGTCCTTCGCCGTCGAACACGGCATGCCGGCCGGGGCGGAGCGGCTGGCAGAAGTCTCCCGGTCCGGCGTCGAGGCCGTCCACCTCGACCCGCAGCCGGACCACCCGCCCAAGCAGTTCGCGTACGCCCGGGACGGCGAGATCGTGTGCTGCTTCGGCCTCGGCGAGGAGGGCTGGCGCGGCGGACACCGGCCGGACTTCCTGCTCCCGGAACTGGTGGCGGCGGGGATCCTCGCCCCGGACGGCACCCACGCCCGCCCCGAGGACGAACACTGCGCGGACCGGGACCGGCGCACCCTCGCCGTCCTCGAACGCCGCTTCGCCCTGTCCCTGCCGCGCCACCTGATCGAGGACGCCCCCCTCCCGGCCTTCGTGACGTGTACCCAATAG
- a CDS encoding transcriptional regulator — MTGTQVGGLAAVSPLLTRLAAERATGALLRDRGTLFLEDGCIVHAESPATPGLDVLLTTGGGLAPERWREALDRAGARRQVARFLVDSGGLAGGELEICHLAAIFDAAFFALSPGTGPSRFRRGATHWIGSVRSVPAAAVERETRRRRELLDAVWPYPLLDTSPVVPRAAAPGQTVTARQRILLAQADGVRTPADLAWVLGRPAFHTLLDVRRLAAAGLVETPHAPVLTPVETPLPDWMTQTQSPDVALLRRLRDALEASL; from the coding sequence ATGACCGGCACCCAGGTGGGCGGCCTCGCCGCCGTCTCCCCCCTGCTCACCCGGCTCGCCGCCGAGCGCGCCACCGGCGCCCTGCTCCGCGACCGCGGCACCCTCTTCCTGGAGGACGGCTGCATCGTCCACGCCGAGAGCCCGGCCACCCCCGGCCTCGACGTACTCCTCACCACCGGCGGCGGCCTCGCGCCCGAGCGCTGGCGCGAGGCGTTGGACCGCGCCGGTGCCCGCCGCCAGGTCGCCCGCTTCCTCGTCGACAGCGGGGGCCTCGCCGGCGGCGAACTGGAGATCTGCCATCTCGCCGCGATATTCGACGCCGCCTTCTTCGCCCTGTCCCCGGGCACAGGACCCTCCCGGTTCCGCCGCGGGGCCACCCACTGGATCGGCTCCGTCCGATCCGTCCCGGCCGCCGCCGTCGAGCGGGAGACCCGGCGCCGGCGGGAGCTGCTCGACGCCGTGTGGCCGTACCCGCTGCTGGACACCTCTCCCGTGGTGCCGCGGGCCGCCGCCCCCGGCCAGACCGTCACCGCGCGCCAGCGGATCCTGCTGGCCCAGGCGGACGGCGTACGAACCCCCGCGGACCTCGCGTGGGTGCTGGGCCGGCCGGCGTTCCACACACTGCTCGACGTACGGCGCCTCGCGGCGGCCGGACTGGTCGAGACCCCCCACGCGCCGGTCCTGACACCGGTCGAAACACCCCTGCCCGACTGGATGACCCAGACCCAATCCCCGGACGTGGCGCTGCTTCGCCGGTTACGCGACGCACTGGAGGCAAGCCTGTGA
- a CDS encoding helix-turn-helix domain-containing protein → MAGGRPRRRDPDRREPLISHPPVPQTPADRSRSRSEDILKLHRLVHSGGSAALLEWLTARLGGWTGVVDADGAAGSELAVRGAAELRARGVRSAVLHGERSAALLFALDGSRALAAVLDLPHHPGASALLADATAVLALALRAEEAERREERAELAESRAREAVLHLLMNGRLSTAHQIAEALCPSLPEPMRMYVVECRAGERGEVARLCEELTGGRAWTVRCPVYVRHLIVLVPGDLAATSAEHDPLAEALAAVARDCTVGVSAELRLREAPAAYTQAFHALAVARGRDGRHARFGPGPELELAAHTAGTGWAEALLAPLHAYVPRRPQDPGAQELRATAHAWLNFCSHATRLLKIHRNTLATRLRLIESVLCLDLARLPEQAALSLALRLTPGGAGVSPGGGAGDSRGGAPGAPADLDGVLRHPDLAAWARAHLAPLTGRDAPPGARDTLRAWLRHDAHLVPAAAALGISVPGTRKRLTRIEALLERSLLRSPSARYDLWLAHRAEELAGFTA, encoded by the coding sequence ATGGCCGGTGGTCGACCGCGACGGCGCGACCCGGACCGAAGGGAACCCCTCATTTCGCACCCGCCCGTCCCGCAAACACCCGCGGACCGGTCCCGCAGCCGGTCCGAGGACATCCTCAAGCTGCACCGGCTCGTCCACTCCGGCGGCTCGGCCGCCCTGCTGGAGTGGCTCACCGCCCGGCTGGGCGGCTGGACCGGCGTGGTGGACGCCGACGGAGCCGCCGGTTCGGAGCTCGCCGTGCGCGGGGCCGCGGAGTTGCGCGCCCGGGGCGTACGCTCGGCCGTCCTGCACGGCGAGCGCTCGGCCGCGCTGCTGTTCGCGCTGGACGGGAGCCGCGCGCTGGCCGCCGTACTGGACCTGCCGCACCACCCGGGAGCCTCCGCCCTGCTCGCGGACGCCACCGCCGTACTGGCCCTCGCCCTGCGCGCCGAGGAGGCCGAGCGGCGCGAGGAGCGGGCCGAACTCGCCGAATCACGGGCCCGCGAGGCCGTCCTGCACCTGCTGATGAACGGCCGGCTCTCCACCGCCCACCAGATCGCCGAGGCGCTCTGCCCCTCGCTGCCCGAGCCGATGCGGATGTACGTCGTGGAGTGCCGGGCCGGGGAACGCGGCGAGGTGGCCCGGCTCTGCGAGGAGCTGACGGGCGGCCGGGCCTGGACCGTGCGCTGCCCGGTCTACGTGCGCCACCTCATCGTCCTGGTCCCCGGCGATCTCGCGGCGACCTCGGCCGAGCACGATCCGCTGGCCGAGGCGTTGGCGGCAGTGGCCCGCGACTGCACGGTCGGGGTCAGCGCGGAGCTGCGGCTGCGCGAGGCTCCGGCCGCCTACACCCAGGCCTTCCACGCCCTGGCCGTCGCCCGCGGCCGCGACGGACGGCACGCCCGCTTCGGCCCCGGGCCCGAGCTGGAGCTGGCCGCCCACACGGCCGGGACCGGCTGGGCCGAGGCGCTGCTCGCGCCCCTTCACGCGTACGTGCCCCGGCGCCCCCAGGACCCCGGCGCGCAGGAGCTGCGGGCCACCGCGCACGCCTGGCTGAACTTCTGCTCGCACGCGACGCGGCTGCTGAAGATCCACCGCAACACCCTGGCCACCCGGCTGCGCCTGATCGAGTCGGTGCTCTGCCTGGACCTCGCGCGGCTCCCCGAACAGGCGGCGCTCTCGCTGGCGCTGCGGCTGACCCCGGGCGGGGCGGGGGTCTCCCCGGGCGGCGGCGCCGGGGATTCCCGCGGTGGCGCTCCCGGCGCTCCGGCCGATCTGGACGGCGTACTGCGCCACCCCGACCTGGCGGCCTGGGCCCGCGCGCATCTGGCTCCCCTGACCGGGCGGGACGCCCCGCCCGGGGCCCGGGACACCCTGCGGGCCTGGCTGCGCCACGACGCGCACCTGGTCCCGGCGGCGGCCGCGCTCGGCATCTCGGTGCCGGGCACGCGCAAACGGCTGACCCGGATCGAGGCCCTGCTGGAGCGCTCGCTGCTGCGTTCGCCGAGCGCCCGCTACGACCTGTGGCTGGCTCACCGGGCCGAGGAACTGGCCGGGTTCACGGCATGA
- a CDS encoding APC family permease, with amino-acid sequence MRRINLKRVLVGEPLDTARLGETLLPKRLALPIFCSDPLSSVAYATEEILLILALGGVALLHLAWYAAAAIVFLMIVVVASYRQTCYAYPGGGGAYVVSSENLGQTAALTAASALLVDYVMTVAVSVVSGVDAITSAIPSLSDHEVGLSVGFVVLLMLMNLRGVRESGRIFAIPTYGFVLVIYVMFAVAAVRLATGETIHAESADLPITAEGTFTGLGLVLLAMRAFASGCTALTGVEAISNGVPAFQKPKSRNAANTLAVMGVLSVTMFLGITILAMVYQVHVAADPTELGLPPGTPMSTALAQIGRATFGSWHFLFYLLQAVTAGVLILAANTAFNGFPMLASILARDRYAPRQLFNRGDRLVYSNGIVVLALAAVALIVSFDAQLTRLIQLYIIGVFVSFTLSQAGMVRHWRRELASPATPKAERIHIHRRLAINAVGATLTAVVLVIVLITKFTHGAWLVVIAMPLLFLGMKGVRRHYDRVSAQVAVAPGVKPRKPSRHHVLVLVANVHAPTLKALGYAQALRPDTLTAVTVAADEEDARRLREAWAEHDPGVPLKILHSPYREVVGPVLAHIQELAAAEGTDILSVVIPEYVVGHWWEQPLHNQNAFRLKARLLFTPGVAVIDVPYLLESARPAAPHEPAESTRA; translated from the coding sequence ATGAGGCGTATCAATCTGAAGCGCGTGCTCGTGGGTGAACCGCTCGACACCGCGCGACTGGGCGAGACCCTGCTGCCCAAACGGCTCGCGCTGCCGATCTTCTGCAGCGACCCGCTCTCCTCGGTGGCCTACGCCACCGAGGAGATCCTGCTGATCCTCGCCCTCGGCGGTGTCGCGCTGCTCCACCTCGCCTGGTACGCAGCCGCCGCCATCGTCTTCCTCATGATCGTGGTCGTCGCCTCCTACCGGCAGACCTGTTACGCCTATCCCGGCGGCGGCGGTGCGTACGTCGTCAGCTCCGAGAACCTCGGCCAGACCGCCGCCCTGACGGCCGCCAGCGCGCTCCTCGTCGACTACGTCATGACCGTCGCCGTCTCCGTCGTCTCCGGCGTGGACGCCATCACCTCCGCGATTCCCTCCCTCAGCGACCACGAAGTCGGCCTGTCGGTGGGCTTCGTGGTGCTGCTGATGCTGATGAACCTGCGCGGCGTAAGGGAGTCGGGACGCATCTTCGCCATTCCGACCTACGGCTTCGTCCTCGTCATCTACGTCATGTTCGCCGTGGCGGCGGTCCGGCTCGCGACGGGCGAGACCATCCACGCCGAGTCCGCCGACCTCCCGATCACCGCCGAGGGCACGTTCACCGGCCTGGGCCTGGTGCTCCTCGCGATGCGGGCCTTCGCCTCCGGCTGTACGGCCCTCACCGGTGTCGAGGCGATCAGCAACGGCGTACCCGCCTTCCAGAAGCCCAAGAGCCGCAACGCCGCCAACACCCTTGCCGTGATGGGCGTCCTGTCGGTGACCATGTTCCTCGGCATCACCATCCTGGCCATGGTGTACCAGGTGCACGTCGCCGCCGACCCGACGGAACTGGGCCTTCCGCCCGGCACGCCGATGTCCACCGCGCTCGCCCAGATCGGCCGTGCCACCTTCGGGAGCTGGCACTTCCTCTTCTACCTGCTCCAGGCCGTCACCGCGGGCGTGCTGATCCTCGCCGCCAACACCGCCTTCAACGGCTTCCCGATGCTCGCCTCGATCCTGGCCAGGGACCGCTACGCACCGCGCCAGCTCTTCAACCGCGGCGACCGGCTCGTCTACTCCAACGGCATCGTGGTGCTCGCGCTCGCCGCCGTCGCCCTCATCGTCTCCTTCGACGCCCAGCTGACCCGACTCATCCAGCTCTACATCATCGGCGTCTTCGTCTCCTTCACCCTCTCGCAGGCGGGCATGGTCCGGCACTGGCGCCGGGAGCTCGCCTCCCCGGCCACGCCCAAGGCGGAACGGATCCACATCCACCGCCGGCTGGCGATCAACGCGGTCGGCGCCACCCTGACCGCCGTCGTCCTGGTCATCGTCCTGATCACCAAGTTCACGCACGGCGCCTGGCTGGTCGTCATCGCGATGCCGCTGCTGTTCCTCGGCATGAAGGGGGTCCGCCGGCACTACGACCGGGTCTCGGCCCAGGTCGCCGTCGCCCCCGGGGTCAAACCGCGCAAACCCTCCCGCCACCACGTGCTGGTGCTGGTCGCCAACGTGCACGCCCCGACGCTGAAGGCGCTCGGCTACGCACAGGCGCTGCGGCCGGACACCCTGACGGCCGTCACCGTCGCCGCCGACGAGGAGGACGCGCGCCGGCTGCGCGAGGCATGGGCGGAGCACGACCCGGGCGTCCCGCTGAAGATCCTGCACTCCCCGTACCGCGAGGTCGTCGGACCGGTGCTCGCGCACATCCAGGAGCTGGCCGCCGCCGAGGGGACGGACATCCTGTCGGTGGTGATCCCCGAGTACGTGGTCGGGCACTGGTGGGAGCAGCCCCTGCACAACCAGAACGCGTTCCGGCTGAAGGCGAGGCTGCTGTTCACCCCGGGCGTCGCGGTGATCGACGTACCGTACCTGCTGGAGTCGGCCCGGCCGGCCGCACCGCACGAGCCCGCGGAGTCGACGAGGGCCTGA
- a CDS encoding (2Fe-2S)-binding protein, with protein MPSHTFTVNGQSVTVDAPDDLPLLWVLRDMLGVRGPKYGCGVDVCKACTSHLDGADIRPCVVPVSACAGKKVTTIEGLANGDELHPVQEAWLEQDVAQCGFCQPGQIMAAVALLKRTTTPTDEDIDAIANICRCGTYFRIREAIRSAAARMRETRT; from the coding sequence GTGCCCTCGCACACCTTCACCGTCAACGGGCAGAGCGTCACCGTGGACGCGCCCGACGATCTGCCCCTGCTGTGGGTGCTCCGCGACATGCTGGGCGTACGCGGCCCCAAGTACGGCTGCGGCGTGGACGTCTGCAAGGCCTGCACCAGCCATCTCGACGGGGCGGACATCCGCCCGTGCGTGGTGCCGGTCTCCGCGTGCGCCGGAAAGAAGGTGACCACCATCGAGGGCCTGGCGAACGGGGACGAGCTGCACCCCGTACAGGAAGCCTGGCTCGAACAGGACGTCGCCCAGTGCGGTTTCTGCCAGCCCGGCCAGATCATGGCCGCCGTCGCGCTGCTGAAGCGCACCACCACGCCCACGGACGAGGACATCGACGCCATCGCCAACATCTGCCGCTGCGGCACCTACTTCCGCATCCGGGAGGCCATCCGCAGCGCGGCCGCCCGGATGCGTGAGACACGGACGTGA
- a CDS encoding PucR family transcriptional regulator, which yields MERIIEEIREDLSRRIAATADRLADRTLAEDPAYAALLGRAELRERIHHNLRQSVEGLVLGVRGLPVELADARATGTLRAEQGLPLASLLRTYRRGGRLVWQALTEAVAAHDPEALPRLLPAAAVLWDVLDQLTDAVADAYRRTEAARSDRDRERRAALLDALLDGAGPPDGPAVSEAAAQLGLPERGRFAVVVLGSGSSGSSGSSGGSRGSADPGGPGRPGTEPAPGGLRVLWRIRADGETGLVELGHHPLDSVRELLGPLGARAGVSPVVETPGHLARARWLAALALRTVPASGGPCTALLDERLPTALVASQAELAGRLRQVVLGPVLALPAEDRRVLLNTLGTWLTCQGSTTYAAQRLYCHRNTVSNRLRRLEQLTGRTLSDPAHVVELALAHAAVLQRAAGEPAAAGPKPAGRTPRRGS from the coding sequence ATGGAGCGGATCATCGAGGAGATACGAGAGGACCTGTCGCGCCGGATAGCGGCGACGGCGGACCGGCTCGCCGACCGGACGCTGGCCGAGGACCCCGCGTACGCCGCCCTGCTCGGCCGGGCCGAGCTGCGCGAGCGGATCCACCACAACCTGCGGCAGTCCGTCGAGGGCCTGGTCCTCGGCGTCCGCGGGCTGCCCGTGGAGCTCGCGGACGCACGGGCCACCGGTACGCTCCGCGCCGAACAGGGCCTGCCGCTCGCCTCGCTGCTGCGCACCTACCGGCGCGGCGGCCGACTGGTGTGGCAGGCCCTCACCGAGGCCGTGGCCGCGCACGACCCGGAGGCGCTGCCCCGGCTGCTCCCGGCCGCGGCCGTGCTGTGGGACGTACTGGACCAGCTGACGGACGCGGTGGCCGACGCCTACCGCCGTACGGAGGCCGCACGCAGCGATCGCGACCGGGAGCGCCGGGCGGCCCTCCTGGACGCGCTGCTCGACGGCGCGGGTCCGCCCGACGGGCCCGCGGTCTCGGAGGCGGCGGCCCAGCTGGGACTGCCCGAGCGCGGCCGGTTCGCGGTCGTCGTACTCGGCTCGGGCAGCTCGGGCAGCTCCGGCAGCTCCGGCGGTTCGCGCGGCTCCGCCGATCCGGGCGGCCCCGGCCGGCCCGGCACCGAGCCCGCCCCGGGCGGCCTGCGCGTGCTGTGGCGGATCCGCGCCGACGGGGAGACCGGCCTGGTGGAGCTGGGCCACCATCCGCTGGACTCCGTACGGGAGCTGCTCGGCCCGCTCGGAGCCCGGGCCGGGGTCAGTCCGGTCGTGGAGACCCCCGGCCACCTGGCCCGGGCGCGCTGGCTGGCCGCGCTGGCGCTGCGCACCGTCCCGGCGTCCGGCGGCCCGTGCACCGCCCTGCTGGACGAGCGGCTGCCGACGGCGCTGGTCGCCTCCCAGGCCGAACTCGCGGGCCGGCTGCGGCAGGTCGTTCTGGGACCGGTGCTGGCGCTGCCCGCGGAGGACCGCCGGGTGCTGCTGAACACGCTGGGCACCTGGCTGACCTGCCAGGGCTCGACGACGTACGCCGCCCAGCGGCTGTACTGCCACCGCAACACGGTCTCGAACCGGCTGCGGCGCCTCGAGCAGCTGACCGGTCGCACGCTCTCCGACCCGGCGCACGTGGTGGAGCTGGCGCTGGCCCATGCGGCGGTGCTCCAGCGGGCCGCGGGCGAGCCGGCCGCAGCGGGCCCGAAGCCGGCCGGCCGCACCCCGCGCCGCGGCAGCTGA
- a CDS encoding CDP-glycerol glycerophosphotransferase family protein, translating to MPPRLSIVVPVYNVELYLDECLESIAAQTFDDFECILVDDGSTDTSAVIAKAFAARDKRFRVVMQDNAGLGAARNVGARHASKDSEYLAFVDSDDTMPDYAYERLIAALDETGSDFAGGNVKRFRSVGMQQSWGHRAAFAKTQLKTHISKFPALVTDRTAWNKVYRRSFWDEHGFQYPEGILYEDAPVSIPAHYFASSVDIISDCVYHWRVRETGERSITQRSTDPVSLIDRVTSVRLVREALKAKEGAKYVRYLRDYDYNVLSEELPLIYKYVGEGGADFRAAFVKEVGGLVREIGTGPWSALTVADRLKAYLAREGRVEDFIALTQHQSDYSYSVPVKGLARPQADYPFLHGRPPVPAKILTLGPRERRVVSRLEQAVWSDGKLLLRGYAVPGHLGAESRLGSRKVLVFREGGKRRRTVVSTRTVASPMATVNAPHLALRHADWAGFTAVVDPTVFQSGGKWNDGIWTTSIAVTGAGGLHRARLKGGESDTGQNPPAHWVAPDVRIVPNSTGALTIQVEVVRARALDVRPAGDDAVEVAGELAAEIGAGATLRAEHVSTGTVVTFPLETAAAGGAGRIPFTVRVPLAELAAVPDASCEPGEWTPEPWSLTVVGADGSEHRLVHDERGGFAGLVVPLTGGETGRALFAKRGNTGHLTLSVQPSPPLVDSVATQDGTVTLKGRFVAPADEPYELVLHDAHGTEFSYPVTRDGDRFESSFEPVLPEAYAGRTTLPQGRWWPTLRPLAQGGTTAGLLGVDRGAPVQFAPTALHAGPHALTVQGRRMRVEARFYDRMVLVADPLLSPHDRSRYAQRVTRYETYPAQRALPVKDIVVYDTFQGNGAGDSPRAIHEELLRRGEKLDHVWLVRDGRAEVPATARAVQYDSVEAWEVLARARYYVVNDNVPRRFQRRAGQIVVQTWHGTPIKEIGHDFIHDYYTSPDILEGLEHDSAQWSLLASPSSYATPLLKRALGYKGEVIESGSPRADALVKPDAQRIAEVRRRLGLPEGKKVVLYMPTWRENREGWSGGYKLDLQIDLDAARRELGEDHVLLVRGHHHVTEQVRDNVRDGFVVDVSRWPDATDLLLVADVLISDYSSALFDFALTDRPILLFTYDLEHYRTTLRGFNFDLAEKAPGPLLADSASLIEAVRGADAIGAEYKEARAAFRAEFCDLDDGGAAERVVDRMLSMAAKPAV from the coding sequence ATGCCCCCGCGCCTGAGCATCGTCGTCCCCGTCTACAACGTCGAGCTCTACCTCGACGAGTGCCTGGAGTCCATTGCCGCCCAGACGTTCGACGACTTCGAGTGCATACTCGTCGACGACGGGTCCACCGACACCAGCGCAGTCATCGCCAAGGCCTTCGCCGCGCGGGACAAGCGTTTCCGAGTCGTCATGCAGGACAACGCCGGACTCGGTGCCGCCCGCAACGTGGGCGCCCGCCACGCCTCCAAGGACAGTGAGTACCTGGCGTTCGTCGACAGTGACGACACCATGCCGGACTACGCCTACGAGCGCCTGATCGCCGCCCTCGACGAGACCGGCTCGGACTTCGCCGGCGGCAACGTGAAGCGTTTCCGCTCCGTCGGCATGCAGCAGTCCTGGGGCCACCGGGCCGCCTTCGCCAAGACGCAGCTGAAGACCCACATCTCCAAGTTCCCGGCGCTGGTCACCGACCGCACCGCGTGGAACAAGGTCTACCGGCGCAGCTTCTGGGACGAGCACGGCTTCCAGTACCCGGAGGGCATCCTCTACGAGGACGCCCCCGTCAGCATCCCCGCGCACTACTTCGCGTCCAGCGTCGACATCATCAGCGACTGCGTCTACCACTGGCGCGTCCGCGAGACCGGCGAGCGCTCGATCACCCAGCGCTCCACCGACCCGGTCTCCCTGATCGACCGCGTCACCTCCGTCCGCCTGGTCCGCGAGGCCCTCAAGGCCAAGGAGGGCGCCAAGTACGTCCGATACCTGCGCGACTACGACTACAACGTGCTGAGCGAGGAGCTCCCGCTCATCTACAAGTACGTCGGAGAGGGCGGCGCCGACTTCCGGGCCGCCTTCGTCAAGGAGGTCGGCGGGCTCGTCCGCGAGATCGGCACCGGCCCCTGGTCCGCGCTGACCGTCGCCGACCGCCTCAAGGCGTACCTGGCCCGCGAAGGCCGCGTCGAGGACTTCATCGCCCTCACGCAGCACCAGAGCGACTACTCCTACAGCGTCCCCGTCAAGGGGCTGGCCCGCCCGCAGGCCGACTACCCCTTCCTGCACGGCCGCCCGCCGGTCCCCGCCAAGATCCTCACCCTCGGCCCGCGCGAGCGCCGCGTCGTCAGCCGCCTCGAGCAGGCCGTCTGGAGCGACGGCAAGCTGCTGCTGCGCGGCTACGCGGTGCCCGGCCACCTCGGCGCCGAGAGCCGCCTCGGCTCGCGCAAGGTGCTGGTCTTCCGCGAGGGGGGCAAGCGCCGCCGCACCGTCGTCAGCACCCGTACGGTCGCCTCCCCGATGGCCACCGTGAACGCCCCGCACCTCGCCCTGCGGCACGCCGACTGGGCCGGCTTCACCGCCGTCGTCGACCCCACCGTCTTCCAGTCGGGCGGCAAGTGGAACGACGGCATATGGACCACGTCCATCGCCGTCACCGGCGCCGGCGGCCTGCACCGCGCCCGCCTCAAGGGCGGCGAGTCCGACACCGGCCAGAACCCGCCCGCCCACTGGGTGGCCCCGGACGTCCGCATCGTCCCGAACTCCACCGGCGCCCTCACCATCCAGGTGGAGGTCGTCCGGGCCCGCGCCCTCGACGTCCGCCCCGCCGGCGACGACGCCGTCGAGGTGGCCGGCGAGCTCGCCGCCGAGATCGGCGCCGGCGCGACCCTGCGCGCCGAGCACGTCTCCACCGGCACCGTCGTCACCTTCCCGCTCGAGACCGCCGCCGCCGGCGGCGCCGGGCGGATCCCGTTCACCGTGCGCGTACCGCTGGCCGAACTGGCCGCCGTACCGGACGCCTCGTGCGAGCCCGGCGAGTGGACCCCCGAGCCCTGGAGCCTGACCGTCGTCGGCGCCGACGGCTCCGAGCACCGTCTCGTGCACGACGAGCGCGGCGGCTTCGCCGGCCTGGTCGTGCCCCTGACCGGCGGGGAAACCGGCCGCGCCCTCTTCGCCAAGCGCGGCAACACCGGACACCTGACCCTCTCGGTGCAGCCCTCGCCGCCGCTGGTCGACTCGGTCGCCACCCAGGACGGCACCGTCACGCTGAAGGGCCGCTTCGTCGCCCCGGCGGACGAGCCGTACGAGCTGGTCCTGCACGACGCGCACGGCACCGAGTTCAGCTACCCCGTCACCCGCGACGGCGACCGCTTCGAGTCCTCGTTCGAGCCGGTGCTCCCCGAGGCCTACGCCGGCCGCACCACGCTGCCCCAGGGCCGCTGGTGGCCCACCCTGCGCCCGCTCGCCCAGGGCGGCACCACCGCGGGCCTGCTCGGCGTCGACCGCGGCGCCCCGGTGCAGTTCGCGCCCACCGCCCTGCACGCCGGGCCGCACGCCCTCACCGTCCAGGGCCGCCGGATGCGGGTCGAGGCCCGCTTCTACGACCGCATGGTGCTCGTCGCCGACCCGCTGCTCAGCCCGCACGACCGCTCCCGGTACGCCCAGCGCGTGACCCGGTACGAGACCTACCCGGCGCAGCGCGCCCTGCCGGTCAAGGACATCGTCGTCTACGACACCTTCCAGGGGAACGGCGCGGGCGACTCGCCCCGCGCCATCCACGAGGAGCTGCTGCGCCGCGGCGAGAAGCTGGACCACGTCTGGCTCGTCCGCGACGGCCGCGCCGAGGTCCCCGCGACCGCCCGCGCCGTGCAGTACGACAGCGTCGAGGCCTGGGAGGTCCTGGCCCGGGCCCGCTACTACGTCGTGAACGACAACGTGCCGCGGCGCTTCCAGCGCCGCGCCGGCCAGATCGTCGTCCAGACCTGGCACGGGACGCCGATCAAGGAGATCGGCCACGACTTCATCCACGACTACTACACGAGCCCCGACATCCTCGAGGGGCTGGAGCACGACAGCGCCCAGTGGTCGCTGCTCGCCTCCCCGAGCTCGTACGCGACGCCCCTGCTCAAGCGCGCCCTCGGCTACAAGGGCGAGGTCATCGAGTCCGGCAGCCCGCGTGCGGACGCGCTCGTCAAGCCCGACGCGCAGCGGATCGCCGAGGTCCGCCGCCGGCTCGGCCTGCCCGAGGGCAAGAAGGTCGTCCTCTACATGCCGACCTGGCGCGAGAACCGCGAGGGCTGGTCGGGCGGCTACAAGCTCGACCTGCAGATCGACCTGGACGCGGCGCGGCGCGAGCTCGGCGAGGACCACGTCCTGCTGGTCCGCGGCCACCACCACGTGACCGAGCAGGTCCGGGACAACGTGCGCGACGGCTTCGTCGTCGACGTGTCCCGCTGGCCCGACGCGACCGACCTGCTGCTCGTCGCGGACGTGCTGATCTCGGACTACTCCTCGGCGCTGTTCGACTTCGCGCTCACCGACCGGCCGATCCTGCTCTTCACGTACGACCTGGAGCACTACCGGACCACGCTGCGCGGCTTCAACTTCGACCTGGCGGAGAAGGCCCCCGGCCCGCTGCTGGCGGACTCGGCGAGCCTCATCGAGGCCGTGCGGGGCGCGGACGCGATCGGGGCGGAGTACAAGGAGGCGCGGGCCGCGTTCCGTGCCGAGTTCTGCGACCTGGACGACGGCGGCGCCGCCGAGCGC
- a CDS encoding helix-turn-helix domain-containing protein has product MVTDGSQKESAPTLIGSVQRALRLVEAMYAEGGATAKRLARVTGIPLPTVYHLLRTLTHEGYVEREGGSFRLAEHLPLAS; this is encoded by the coding sequence ATGGTCACCGACGGCAGCCAGAAGGAAAGCGCACCCACCCTGATCGGTTCCGTGCAGCGCGCGCTGCGCCTCGTCGAGGCGATGTACGCCGAGGGCGGAGCCACGGCGAAACGGCTGGCGCGGGTCACCGGCATTCCGCTGCCCACCGTGTACCACCTCCTGCGCACCCTCACCCACGAGGGATACGTGGAGCGCGAGGGCGGTTCCTTCCGGCTCGCGGAGCATCTTCCGCTCGCCTCGTGA